In Bacteriovorax stolpii, a single genomic region encodes these proteins:
- a CDS encoding 50S ribosomal protein L11 methyltransferase — protein MENKKFNFVLLGYNRATIEWSPSINAYALEDFNCDGVEEFSLEEARVDEILGERAYSGGDIPETLIDEVQEATINQDAVTYKYFFYEGDYEKNAADFISFIKENYPEISLYSAQRDFEDWNAEWKKFYNPIHVSDNIEIIPEWMADTHVKKARQQVYIYPGMGFGTGTHETTFLCMVLFDQVMNEFNNKNTCLDFGCGSGILGIAAMKTKQMQTHFVDIDRSALENCTQNLVLNFAGENLEGTELVIRERYNPKKYDLVFANILEHVLISEKPTIDASLKSGGYLIVSGILNHQVETIVNAYSKMEKVSVVSKGDWSAILFKDKV, from the coding sequence GTGGAAAATAAAAAGTTTAATTTCGTTCTCCTTGGATATAACCGCGCCACGATTGAGTGGTCCCCATCAATCAATGCTTATGCACTCGAAGATTTTAATTGCGATGGCGTAGAAGAGTTTTCGCTGGAAGAAGCCCGCGTTGATGAAATCCTGGGCGAGCGCGCTTATTCAGGTGGAGATATTCCAGAAACATTGATTGATGAAGTTCAAGAAGCGACAATCAATCAGGATGCTGTGACTTATAAATACTTCTTCTATGAAGGTGATTACGAAAAAAATGCAGCAGATTTCATTTCATTTATTAAAGAGAATTACCCGGAGATTTCACTTTATTCAGCTCAAAGAGATTTTGAAGACTGGAACGCAGAGTGGAAGAAATTTTATAATCCAATTCACGTTTCAGACAATATCGAAATCATTCCTGAATGGATGGCAGACACCCATGTAAAAAAAGCTCGCCAGCAAGTTTATATCTATCCAGGTATGGGATTTGGAACGGGAACACATGAGACGACTTTTCTTTGCATGGTGCTTTTTGACCAGGTAATGAATGAGTTTAACAATAAAAACACTTGTCTTGATTTTGGCTGTGGCTCAGGGATTCTGGGAATTGCAGCAATGAAAACAAAACAAATGCAGACTCACTTTGTAGATATCGACAGAAGTGCACTGGAAAACTGCACGCAAAACTTAGTGCTGAACTTTGCCGGAGAGAATCTGGAAGGCACTGAGCTGGTTATTAGAGAGAGATATAATCCTAAAAAATACGATTTAGTTTTTGCCAATATTCTTGAGCATGTTCTCATTAGCGAAAAGCCGACGATTGATGCTTCTCTAAAAAGTGGTGGTTACCTGATCGTGTCAGGCATCCTGAATCACCAAGTTGAGACGATCGTAAACGCCTACTCAAAAATGGAAAAGGTATCAGTTGTTTCTAAAGGCGACTGGAGTGCCATTTTATTCAAGGATAAAGTTTGA
- a CDS encoding 16S rRNA (uracil(1498)-N(3))-methyltransferase translates to MRAVFHSFDNVSDDEAIIVTGDAAHHLNVVRLRANEDLLLLNGKGSILTTKVLSVAKNTIEIKVVKSETFTPKHQLSLAVAMPKKDAFEDILKMAVELGINEIYPLVSEYSQYEYAPSERVQRILESALIQSNNPFFPVIHEQRELGAFLKEHQETIVFFNSRPAGAKKEQMQGPKKTILIGPEGGFSPEEVTAIGAYNSVLEIHLATPILRAPTAVASSVGYLLAAQSGPK, encoded by the coding sequence TTGAGAGCTGTTTTTCATTCCTTCGATAATGTCTCAGACGATGAAGCCATCATAGTGACAGGTGATGCCGCTCATCACTTAAATGTTGTACGCCTGAGGGCCAATGAAGACCTGCTGCTTTTAAACGGCAAAGGCTCAATTCTGACCACCAAAGTTTTATCGGTGGCTAAAAATACGATTGAGATCAAAGTTGTTAAGAGTGAAACATTTACACCAAAACATCAATTGTCACTGGCCGTGGCCATGCCGAAGAAAGATGCTTTTGAAGATATTTTAAAAATGGCAGTCGAGTTAGGGATTAATGAGATCTACCCGCTTGTTTCAGAATACTCTCAGTACGAATATGCTCCAAGCGAGCGCGTGCAGAGAATTTTAGAAAGTGCTCTGATTCAATCCAATAATCCCTTTTTCCCGGTCATTCATGAACAAAGAGAGCTGGGAGCTTTTTTAAAAGAACACCAGGAAACCATCGTCTTTTTTAATTCGCGTCCAGCGGGAGCTAAAAAAGAGCAGATGCAGGGCCCAAAAAAGACAATTCTCATTGGACCAGAAGGTGGATTTTCGCCTGAAGAAGTTACAGCAATTGGTGCTTACAATAGTGTTCTTGAGATTCATTTAGCCACTCCAATTCTCAGAGCACCAACAGCGGTCGCATCTTCGGTAGGTTATTTACTCGCGGCCCAAAGTGGCCCTAAATAA
- a CDS encoding RDD family protein, producing MNQESHSFSSSKDAKQIQIDLDEFQISEDSFKPMTKGLGFHHDVKRPSFKPAPKEVKPFAPSKMPMSSLSSMPSVSQPKTTVGSHLPSGLEAFYGTTKPAPTMEVPNLFEQPVKKEEVKTEKAASKKTAAQTSQFFAWIVDVLVIASFVALTGALLVFASGIEFHMYSRLISTQDLAAFGAAIFSIYYLLYFTILDLSSTPGKTIFGIRLVKADGSEVSVKHTFTRALISLLSGVALFLPMLLDFQGRLSDTKVVK from the coding sequence ATGAATCAAGAATCTCATTCATTTTCGTCTTCAAAAGATGCAAAACAAATTCAAATTGACCTCGATGAATTCCAAATTAGTGAAGATTCATTTAAACCGATGACTAAGGGACTTGGTTTCCATCACGACGTAAAACGTCCATCGTTTAAACCTGCGCCAAAAGAAGTGAAACCTTTTGCTCCTTCAAAAATGCCAATGTCTTCTCTGAGCTCAATGCCAAGTGTGTCTCAACCAAAAACAACAGTAGGAAGTCATCTTCCTTCTGGACTTGAAGCTTTCTACGGGACAACTAAACCTGCACCGACAATGGAAGTTCCCAATCTATTTGAACAACCAGTTAAAAAAGAAGAAGTGAAAACTGAAAAAGCTGCATCAAAAAAGACAGCAGCACAAACATCACAATTCTTTGCATGGATTGTTGATGTACTAGTGATCGCAAGCTTTGTGGCCCTAACTGGAGCCCTATTAGTGTTTGCTTCAGGAATTGAATTCCATATGTACTCTCGCCTGATTTCCACTCAGGACCTGGCGGCCTTTGGGGCAGCAATCTTTTCTATTTATTATCTTCTGTACTTTACAATTTTAGATTTAAGCTCGACTCCGGGGAAAACGATCTTTGGAATCAGGCTGGTAAAAGCTGATGGATCTGAAGTATCTGTAAAACACACTTTCACTCGCGCGCTTATCTCTCTTCTTTCTGGCGTGGCCCTGTTTCTGCCAATGCTTCTGGATTTCCAGGGGCGTTTATCAGATACAAAAGTGGTAAAATAA
- the rfaE2 gene encoding D-glycero-beta-D-manno-heptose 1-phosphate adenylyltransferase, whose translation MEQLSPATLKFLEENKGKKIVFTNGCFDILHLGHVEYLNEAKAQGDLLIVAINSDESVRKLKGPDRPINNEEDRGSMLLNLKSVDCVQIFTEETPLEIIKLIKPDVLVKGGDWKPDQIVGSEFVLSRGGEVKSLMFKNGYSTSNLIKAVQGKH comes from the coding sequence ATGGAACAACTCTCGCCTGCCACATTAAAGTTTCTCGAAGAAAACAAAGGTAAAAAAATTGTTTTTACCAATGGATGCTTCGACATTCTTCATTTAGGGCACGTGGAGTATCTCAACGAAGCAAAGGCCCAAGGTGATTTACTTATTGTGGCCATCAACTCTGATGAGAGCGTCAGAAAACTTAAAGGCCCGGATCGTCCGATCAACAATGAAGAAGACCGCGGCAGCATGCTTTTAAACCTTAAATCCGTTGATTGTGTGCAGATCTTTACAGAAGAGACACCGCTGGAGATTATCAAGCTTATTAAGCCTGATGTGTTGGTTAAAGGCGGTGACTGGAAACCAGATCAAATAGTAGGATCAGAATTTGTTCTTTCTCGTGGGGGCGAAGTTAAAAGCCTCATGTTTAAAAACGGATATTCTACGAGCAATCTCATCAAGGCCGTCCAAGGCAAGCATTAG
- a CDS encoding flagellin produces the protein MGLRINTNTQSLRAQSSLSQVEAKKADTLAKLSSGSRINKAGDDAAGLAISEKLKANIRGSQQATRNAGDGISMIQTAEGGLNEVSNVLIRLRELSVQAASDTVGDTERKFADLEFQHLSQEVERIASSTQFNGKQLLTGEGETMEFQVGIMNDAKNDRLSYKPQESSARIADLGIEGLGVQTKVNAQENLEKIDSAINAVNGNRASLGALQNRLQSTISNLETRTENLAAANSRIRDADIAAESAEMAKSNILSAASTSVLSQANNSGSAALKLIG, from the coding sequence ATGGGATTAAGAATTAACACAAACACGCAATCATTAAGAGCACAGAGTTCACTATCGCAAGTAGAAGCTAAAAAAGCAGATACACTTGCAAAGTTGTCTTCTGGTTCAAGAATTAACAAAGCTGGTGACGATGCAGCCGGTTTAGCAATCTCGGAAAAGTTAAAAGCTAACATCCGTGGTTCTCAACAAGCTACAAGAAACGCAGGAGATGGTATTTCAATGATCCAAACTGCAGAAGGTGGATTAAACGAAGTTTCTAACGTTCTAATCAGACTTAGAGAACTTTCTGTTCAAGCAGCTTCTGATACTGTTGGTGATACTGAAAGAAAATTTGCAGACCTTGAATTTCAACATCTATCTCAAGAGGTAGAGAGAATTGCAAGCTCAACTCAGTTTAACGGAAAACAACTGTTAACTGGTGAAGGTGAAACAATGGAATTCCAGGTTGGTATTATGAACGACGCTAAAAACGATCGTCTTTCATATAAGCCACAAGAGTCAAGCGCGAGAATCGCTGATCTTGGAATCGAAGGACTAGGAGTACAGACTAAAGTTAATGCGCAAGAGAACCTTGAAAAGATCGATAGCGCTATTAATGCTGTTAACGGTAACCGCGCTTCTCTAGGTGCTTTACAAAACAGACTACAGTCTACTATTTCTAACCTTGAAACTAGAACTGAGAACCTAGCTGCTGCTAACTCTCGTATTAGAGATGCAGATATCGCAGCTGAGTCTGCTGAAATGGCAAAATCGAACATCCTTTCTGCCGCTTCAACTTCAGTTCTATCGCAAGCTAACAACTCTGGTTCAGCTGCACTAAAACTGATTGGCTAA
- a CDS encoding flagellin: MGLRIATNIASQNVQKNLKEVSNAGNSSLEKLSSGKRITKASDDAAGLAISTNLEAQTKGLRQATRNANDGISLVQTAEGGLNETTNILTRLRELTIQASSDTVGEQERGFLDKEYQQLTKEIDRISESTVFNGTQLLNGEGKGSMDFQVGAFAGEQNRITFDSGESDSSASAIGVKGTSISEKGDALSAIGDIDKAIEKVSGQRANLGSIQSRLQSTVKNLEVQTINQDSARSVIQDVDVAEATANLASNQVVKNAAVSTLAQANGIPNSALRLIG, encoded by the coding sequence ATGGGTTTAAGAATTGCTACCAACATTGCCTCTCAAAACGTTCAAAAGAACTTGAAGGAAGTTTCAAACGCGGGGAACTCGTCGCTTGAAAAATTATCTTCAGGTAAAAGAATCACAAAAGCATCTGACGATGCTGCCGGACTTGCGATCTCTACTAACTTAGAGGCGCAGACTAAAGGTCTAAGACAGGCGACAAGAAACGCCAACGACGGTATCTCACTTGTTCAGACAGCTGAAGGGGGATTAAACGAAACGACTAACATTCTTACTCGTCTTCGTGAGTTAACAATCCAAGCTTCTTCAGACACTGTAGGAGAGCAAGAAAGAGGATTCCTTGATAAAGAATACCAACAGCTAACAAAAGAAATTGACCGTATCTCTGAGTCTACAGTGTTCAACGGAACACAACTTCTAAACGGTGAAGGTAAAGGCTCAATGGATTTCCAGGTTGGTGCTTTTGCTGGTGAACAAAATAGAATTACATTTGATTCTGGAGAGTCTGATTCATCAGCATCTGCAATCGGTGTAAAAGGAACTTCGATCTCAGAAAAAGGTGATGCTCTTTCAGCAATCGGTGACATCGATAAAGCGATTGAAAAAGTATCAGGACAAAGAGCTAACCTTGGATCTATCCAGTCAAGACTACAGTCTACTGTGAAGAACCTAGAGGTTCAAACAATTAACCAAGATAGTGCTCGCTCAGTTATTCAGGATGTGGATGTTGCTGAAGCTACTGCAAACCTTGCTTCTAACCAGGTTGTTAAGAACGCAGCGGTTTCAACTCTAGCTCAAGCAAACGGTATCCCGAACTCTGCTCTTAGATTGATTGGGTAA
- a CDS encoding flagellin, giving the protein MGLRIATNIASQNVQKNLKEVSSAGNSQLEKLSSGKRITKASDDAAGLAIATNLEAQTKGLRQASRNANDGVSLVQTAEGGLNETSNILIRLRELTIQAASDTVGDQERGFLDKEYQQLSKEIDRISESTVFNGTQLLNGKGKGAMDFQVGAFSGEQNRITFDSSESDSSASSIGIASTNIANKDDALSSIGSIDKAIEKVSGQRANLGSIQSRLQSTIKNLEVQTINQDSARSVIQDVDVAEATAALSSNQVVKNAAVSTLAQANGIPNSALRLIG; this is encoded by the coding sequence ATGGGTTTAAGAATTGCTACAAACATTGCTTCTCAGAACGTACAGAAGAACTTGAAAGAAGTATCTAGTGCCGGTAACAGCCAACTAGAAAAACTTTCTTCAGGTAAGAGAATTACAAAAGCATCTGACGATGCTGCCGGACTTGCGATCGCGACTAACTTAGAAGCTCAGACTAAAGGTCTAAGACAAGCTTCAAGAAACGCGAACGATGGTGTGTCTTTAGTTCAAACTGCTGAAGGTGGACTAAATGAAACATCAAACATCCTTATCCGTCTTCGCGAGCTAACGATCCAGGCCGCTTCGGATACAGTTGGTGATCAGGAAAGAGGATTTCTTGATAAAGAATACCAACAGCTTTCAAAAGAGATCGACCGTATTTCAGAATCAACAGTGTTTAACGGAACACAACTTCTGAATGGTAAAGGTAAAGGTGCAATGGACTTCCAGGTAGGTGCATTCTCCGGAGAACAAAACAGAATTACATTCGATTCAAGTGAATCTGATTCGTCAGCTTCTTCAATTGGAATCGCGAGTACAAATATTGCAAATAAAGATGATGCTTTAAGCTCAATCGGATCAATTGATAAAGCGATTGAAAAAGTATCGGGACAAAGAGCGAACCTTGGATCGATTCAGTCAAGACTTCAATCGACTATCAAGAACCTTGAAGTTCAGACAATCAATCAGGACTCTGCAAGATCGGTAATCCAGGACGTGGATGTAGCAGAAGCAACAGCTGCTCTATCTTCTAACCAGGTAGTGAAGAACGCAGCGGTGTCTACATTGGCGCAAGCTAACGGGATCCCAAACTCAGCACTAAGACTGATTGGTTAA
- a CDS encoding PilZ domain-containing protein: MKEQKRGKDFDRMIVEAVQGNLSFFAWQSLGGVVEKCELKVKAFRKDYNEIELEVKSEQVEILAKVISGDRMMNIYVPELSVSFSTELKSVSGGKIVKLYPPKDYSFYERRKHERLQPTKTCYVNFELNKLPIKKSIFDISIGGFAIILPKTDKVVVARGREFPLMTLDVFGRKLKVKAECINAVTIDRFKLDTLPYGGYKIAFRFMEMSKEDKEYLVEFIAHQSLLQAHVKKAN; the protein is encoded by the coding sequence ATGAAAGAGCAAAAAAGAGGAAAAGATTTTGACCGAATGATTGTAGAAGCAGTCCAGGGCAATCTTTCATTTTTTGCATGGCAATCTCTTGGCGGAGTTGTAGAAAAATGCGAACTCAAGGTGAAGGCCTTCAGAAAAGACTACAACGAAATTGAATTGGAAGTGAAATCAGAGCAGGTAGAAATACTTGCTAAAGTTATTTCCGGTGACCGCATGATGAACATTTATGTACCGGAACTCTCAGTTTCTTTCTCTACAGAATTAAAAAGTGTTTCAGGCGGGAAAATCGTTAAGCTTTACCCTCCAAAAGACTATTCGTTTTACGAAAGAAGAAAGCATGAAAGGCTTCAGCCGACAAAAACATGTTATGTGAATTTCGAACTCAATAAACTTCCTATTAAGAAATCCATCTTCGATATCAGCATTGGTGGATTTGCCATTATCCTTCCCAAAACAGATAAGGTTGTTGTCGCTCGCGGAAGAGAGTTTCCACTAATGACTCTGGATGTATTTGGCAGAAAGCTAAAAGTTAAGGCCGAATGTATAAATGCAGTGACAATTGATCGTTTTAAGCTGGATACACTTCCTTACGGCGGTTACAAAATCGCTTTCCGCTTTATGGAAATGAGCAAAGAAGACAAAGAATACCTGGTAGAATTTATTGCTCACCAGTCTTTACTTCAGGCGCATGTTAAAAAGGCCAATTAA
- a CDS encoding UDP-2,3-diacylglucosamine diphosphatase: MKFSAISDVHIKRAGDQAEDLLLTFLRNPDVQSSDVVFLLGDIFDLMIGPLTQYFVRYQAYFDEIKKLMKNGTHICYVEGNHDFHIKLLYRKFFLVHADLDPALFSMAPYFEFMNGGKKIYLAHGDDIELNNPSYKLFKAVVTSPPLRYYANYLMPHFLIKGIGEYSAEKSRKRNNKRYSTDADLAPVKDNFRLSVEVFRKKRTFDVIVLGHSHVKDYYVSPSGFEYINNGYAQHTKTYISIEDGDISFKSIF; the protein is encoded by the coding sequence ATGAAATTTTCTGCCATATCAGACGTTCACATTAAAAGGGCCGGAGACCAGGCCGAAGATCTGCTTTTGACATTTTTAAGAAATCCAGACGTTCAATCGAGCGACGTTGTCTTTTTATTGGGTGATATTTTTGACCTGATGATTGGGCCGCTTACGCAGTACTTCGTTCGTTACCAGGCCTATTTCGATGAAATCAAAAAGCTGATGAAAAATGGGACGCATATCTGTTATGTAGAAGGAAATCACGATTTTCATATTAAGCTTCTTTATAGAAAATTTTTTCTGGTCCACGCAGACCTCGACCCTGCTCTTTTTTCTATGGCCCCATACTTTGAATTTATGAATGGCGGAAAAAAGATTTATCTCGCTCATGGGGATGATATCGAGCTTAACAATCCAAGCTATAAACTCTTTAAGGCCGTGGTGACATCACCTCCTCTGCGTTATTATGCCAATTATCTAATGCCGCATTTTTTAATCAAAGGAATCGGTGAGTACTCGGCCGAAAAATCGCGCAAGAGAAATAATAAACGTTATTCAACGGATGCAGACCTGGCACCTGTAAAAGATAATTTCAGATTGTCAGTGGAAGTTTTTCGCAAAAAGCGCACATTTGATGTGATCGTCTTAGGGCATAGCCATGTGAAAGATTATTATGTGTCACCGTCAGGCTTTGAATACATTAATAACGGTTACGCCCAACATACAAAAACCTATATCTCCATCGAAGATGGAGATATAAGTTTTAAATCAATTTTTTAG
- a CDS encoding DNA repair protein RecN: MKTNETLYLKSLNLQNFATFENQEIQFDIKFNAIVGETGSGKSLILDALQIIFGARADKKLIRKNAEFATIEAVFSTNDQTIKTYFHDIGHPFDGNEIVVKRIIFANESSKSYLNFQSCSASLLSSFAKRFVDLVGQFENQKLLSEDYQLVLLDSYAGLEGDIKDYQNLFSQLSAFKKDFNDLIQEKNLRAQREDYVRFQLEELERLTPSLEDEAELLKKKDLILNVEKRQQVLGSLASAISEDEINLLDLLKTCLSKADKSGGIVSEEITAKLYEVKALLEDVSYDLSKDLNATPDDENIEEIMDRLDTYQKLKRKFGGSTEEMIKAFAEFRAELDSFFQVDDKIALISKKISDLENRCQTFAEELHNIRKARAEALSQELTTKVRDLKMNGATLKINVNKNETLGAKGFSKIDFIAETNPGEGFFKVKEIASGGELSRILLAVRQILSSNDTISVFLFDEIDTGIGGETAISIGKSLQSVAEYSQVLAITHLPQIASFATQIINVSKTTKVIEDQPRTLSIIELAMGAQRESFIRAMNPEI, from the coding sequence ATGAAAACAAATGAAACACTTTATTTGAAATCATTAAACTTGCAAAACTTCGCTACTTTTGAAAATCAGGAAATCCAGTTTGATATTAAATTCAACGCCATCGTAGGTGAGACTGGTTCCGGGAAAAGCTTAATCTTAGACGCTCTTCAAATCATCTTCGGCGCTCGCGCTGATAAAAAGCTCATCAGAAAGAATGCTGAGTTTGCCACGATTGAAGCGGTGTTTTCGACCAATGATCAGACAATTAAAACGTATTTCCACGACATCGGTCATCCATTTGATGGGAACGAAATTGTGGTTAAAAGAATCATCTTCGCTAACGAAAGCTCAAAGTCATACCTTAACTTCCAGTCTTGTTCGGCGTCTCTTCTAAGCTCATTTGCGAAACGCTTTGTAGACTTAGTAGGTCAATTTGAAAACCAGAAGCTTCTAAGCGAAGACTACCAACTGGTTCTTCTTGATTCATATGCTGGCCTTGAAGGTGATATTAAAGATTATCAAAACCTATTTTCACAATTAAGCGCATTCAAAAAAGACTTCAACGACCTTATTCAGGAAAAGAATCTTAGAGCACAAAGAGAAGACTACGTTCGCTTCCAACTTGAAGAATTAGAGAGACTAACACCAAGCCTTGAAGATGAAGCTGAACTACTTAAGAAAAAAGACCTGATCTTAAACGTAGAAAAGAGACAACAAGTTCTTGGGTCTCTAGCAAGTGCCATTTCTGAAGACGAAATCAACTTATTAGATCTTTTAAAAACATGTTTAAGTAAAGCTGACAAGAGCGGTGGAATTGTTTCAGAAGAAATCACAGCAAAACTTTACGAAGTTAAAGCGCTTTTAGAAGACGTTTCATACGATCTGTCTAAAGACCTTAACGCGACTCCTGATGATGAAAACATCGAAGAGATCATGGATCGTCTTGATACTTACCAAAAACTAAAGAGAAAGTTCGGTGGATCAACTGAAGAAATGATTAAGGCCTTTGCAGAGTTCCGCGCTGAGCTTGATTCGTTCTTCCAGGTTGATGACAAGATTGCTCTTATCTCTAAAAAGATCAGCGACCTTGAAAACCGTTGCCAGACTTTTGCTGAAGAACTTCACAATATCAGAAAGGCGAGAGCTGAGGCTCTTTCTCAGGAGCTGACAACTAAAGTACGTGACCTGAAAATGAATGGTGCGACTTTAAAAATCAACGTTAATAAAAATGAAACTCTAGGCGCTAAAGGATTCTCTAAAATCGACTTTATCGCTGAAACAAACCCAGGCGAAGGCTTCTTTAAAGTTAAAGAAATCGCTTCAGGTGGAGAGCTTTCAAGAATCCTTCTTGCAGTAAGACAAATTCTTTCAAGCAACGATACAATCTCTGTCTTCCTGTTTGATGAAATTGATACTGGTATCGGCGGTGAAACGGCCATCTCGATCGGAAAGTCACTTCAGTCTGTAGCTGAGTACTCTCAGGTCCTGGCGATCACTCACCTTCCGCAAATCGCTAGTTTTGCTACTCAGATCATCAATGTATCTAAGACGACAAAAGTGATCGAAGATCAGCCAAGAACGCTTTCGATTATCGAGCTGGCGATGGGTGCTCAAAGAGAGAGCTTCATTCGCGCCATGAATCCTGAAATCTAA
- a CDS encoding NAD(+)/NADH kinase has product MAQVKNITIVLKPKVTSEFESILPNLASWLHRRKKTVFFLSKEKERLTKLFKGDLKNINFVEEKNLHDNTDLIITMGGDGTLIGVSRNVKKSSPPIFGVNMGHLGFITEFSKVEFFDQLEETLRGNYKLTTLSLYQVEVFKKGKVIFKGNFLNDLVINNNQISRMLTLSVESEGEHIYNLSGDGLIISSPIGSTAYSLAAGGPIINPKVNAITMTPICAHSLTHRPLVIPDNTSVTIKAAKPDEMIKLTLDGQQAFVISSQETVRVTKKKSLNVRLIKNTDRTYFRTLKEKFTHGMRDTK; this is encoded by the coding sequence GTGGCCCAAGTTAAAAATATCACTATCGTACTAAAACCTAAGGTCACTTCTGAATTTGAAAGTATTCTTCCCAACCTGGCCTCATGGCTGCATAGAAGAAAAAAAACTGTCTTCTTTCTTTCAAAAGAAAAAGAGCGCCTGACAAAACTTTTTAAAGGCGACCTGAAAAACATAAACTTCGTTGAAGAAAAAAACCTGCACGACAATACTGACTTGATTATCACTATGGGTGGTGACGGTACTCTTATTGGGGTCAGCAGAAATGTGAAGAAGTCATCTCCTCCGATTTTCGGAGTCAATATGGGACACCTTGGTTTCATTACTGAATTTTCCAAGGTTGAGTTCTTTGACCAGCTTGAAGAAACCCTTCGTGGTAACTATAAACTGACGACACTTTCACTGTATCAAGTTGAAGTGTTCAAAAAGGGCAAAGTGATTTTCAAAGGAAACTTTTTAAATGACCTGGTTATCAACAATAACCAGATTTCAAGAATGCTGACTCTTTCTGTTGAATCAGAAGGCGAGCATATTTATAACCTTTCTGGAGATGGTTTAATTATCAGCTCACCGATTGGCTCAACGGCTTACTCACTGGCCGCAGGTGGACCGATCATTAACCCTAAAGTTAATGCTATCACCATGACTCCCATCTGTGCTCATAGCTTAACGCACAGACCGCTTGTTATCCCGGATAACACAAGTGTCACAATCAAAGCTGCCAAACCGGATGAAATGATTAAACTCACACTTGATGGCCAACAAGCTTTTGTCATCAGCTCTCAGGAAACAGTCCGCGTGACCAAGAAGAAATCGCTGAATGTCCGCCTGATTAAAAATACCGACCGCACATACTTTAGAACACTCAAAGAGAAATTCACACACGGAATGAGGGATACTAAATGA
- a CDS encoding response regulator: MKRILLIEDEPLIQKSLKKLLEKRGAEVTVESRGRDAIGLILNQQFDRIICDLMLQDISGFDVIEEAKGRYTMSEISKLFIIITAYSSPHVIEKATQYGCMLLSKPFENIDEALNIFMSSGGTGGPS, translated from the coding sequence TTGAAGAGAATTCTACTCATCGAAGATGAGCCACTGATTCAAAAATCGCTGAAGAAGCTTTTAGAAAAACGTGGTGCTGAAGTTACTGTGGAAAGCCGCGGTCGCGATGCGATCGGACTGATCCTCAATCAGCAATTCGACAGAATCATCTGTGATCTTATGCTTCAGGACATCTCTGGCTTCGATGTCATCGAAGAAGCTAAGGGCCGCTACACAATGTCTGAAATTAGCAAACTTTTCATTATCATTACTGCCTACAGTTCTCCACACGTTATTGAGAAAGCCACTCAGTACGGGTGCATGCTTTTATCAAAGCCATTTGAGAACATTGATGAGGCCCTCAATATTTTCATGTCTTCGGGAGGCACTGGTGGCCCAAGTTAA